The sequence AACATAAAATTagacaattaattattttctctgtgtatatattaattatatccATACTCATAGTAATGCACATACAATTTaataatcaaaacccaaaagtgTATTATTTCTGAATTACCATCTCCTAAACTTGTCCATGAACCTAggtttttcaaattaaattatcaccCATTAAATATAatgactaaaatttaaaaaatactaataatttaaagatttttaaataaaagacaaataattattcaaatttcaatatatatatatatatatatatataaatctataACTACAACCAAATacatgttatattattttatatataaattaaatgaaaaaaataatatattttaatcatatacatttataatgttgattattttaatattatatgaaaaataaaacatatgatAAAagtcaaatcaaacaaaatgaaaaataaaataaaagtacgTGGTAAAGTGGGAGTTGCCTGCATAGCGACACACTTGCTTTTGTAGAAAGGATTTTAACCACACGTGTGGTTATCTAGTGGAGGAGGATAATTACTTAAGaaatgttacatccacaataatttttacaacaatttcacaatgaatcctaagtagtaagttgttactagttctaattttaattatcaacttatataattttttttgcgcactcataacaaccaataataacCTGCCagttaaaatttgttgtaaaaatattgtgcacgtatcatttctttattaaaataactctaatatatatacacacacaatttttttttcaaatttgggggggggggggaggggggcaaGGTCTCCTTCGGTCTCAATATGGCTTTGCCACTATAACAATGGCACAATGgcgtgattctctctctctctctctctctctctctctctctctctctctatatatatatatatatatatatatatatatatatatatatatatatatatatatatattcttctcACTCTCTCCCTTGTTTATTATGCATTTTGGGCTTTTTGCCCCCAAGTTTGCTCTATGCCTAACAGTCAACCACAACATATATTTTTCGGCTTTGTTTTTAAATGGGGCGGAAAACGAATATTCCTCTCTTCTAGGCGCTCtagcttttgttttgtttttttttaatttttatttttatatacaatttcaTGGGGAGTGGCCCAATGAGTCAGAGCTCTTAACCTTTTTATTGGGTCTTACAAGAAAATTTAATGGCGGCCTTtgttcaagcttttttttttttggtttttttttttttttaattcatgggAAATATctctcttaacttttttttttttttttttatattgggtttcttaaaaataaaataaaatatatgaggTAACCAAATGGGCTTGGGCATGACTTCGGATAATTTAGACATAGACATAAAATGTTGACTTCACtcaaaatttgaaggaaaaaaatacttattacctttgaggtttaaaaaaattaacatactCCCATTGTGTTTACATtagtaatgaaatattttaaattttataagaatttctTTACTAACATTTATCCTTggttaataaaaccataattgataaatttaaaataaaaatacaaatttatcaaGCActcaaaagtgttttttttttttcctcttcaagTTTAAGGTGGAGTGTCATCCCCTCGTATCTCAAAAGTGGAGAGTGCAATTACCCCTTAAATTTCATGATTTCCTTCCAACTATTTTTAGGTGGAATTTTCTATAATCTTAGAATTCTAATTAAAGTGTTCTTTATCTGTTTTGTGCAAGTAATATGattggaaaatgaaaataaaaaaggttgtACATTGTCTAGATTGTATGATCTAATATATGGGATATCCCCTCATTCTGAGTGTATATTGTGTTGTTTCTTCCCTTGGAAAGCTAAAAGAATTATTACACTACACTGTATGAGAAACCATCCTAATACATTAGGGCATCTCCAACactctctctaaatttttgtattgtttggagaatgaataatgacttttttcttttacctgctcactttttcaaatacactttctaATAGACTCTCTATCATTTTCtctatttcaataaaatattatttcttcattattttttattctttttttcaatatttcttaattcatctatatttttcaaattccaaacaacattaacaattatattttttttaatgagaaatgttGCGTCTATGACATTTTTTCGCAATtctttcacaacaaaatcttatatggtaagttgttactagttctaatttgaacccaccatttaaattatttttttactcaccaatatatcaactaataacaatttgtcactaaaaatttattatgaaagtattgtaaaaatatcgtAGTAATGTTACTCaattttgatttcttatttcttatattatttttcctttctttctttttttttttttttttcatccatatgttttttttttcctcttgtttttttctcctccacacatgTACACCAACCCCTATATCTatcttcactctttttttttgactttgtgTTTTTCTAGTTCTTTGGTCTCCAGACTCCTTTAGAACATATCTCCAGTTCTCCCTctctttatttctctttctcttacaCGCACACAAAGATTTCTCTCCATCTATCTCACACAAACAAAATCTCTCTCATACACACATAGATCACCGGTAGAGAAGTGGAGATCGGCGTTCTACACAGATCACCGGATTAGGTTAGGtcagcttctctctctctctctctctctctctctctctctctctctctctctctatatatatatatatatatatctttttttttctaatttttttttggggttgaagGATTTGCTGGATCGTTTTTGTGAGAGAAAGTTGTGTTGATTTTGTGAGAAAGAATTGCATCCTCTTTGTTTTCTAATGAGAAGAGAGACTAAAGAATGAAAGAGAAAGGGAGGAAAAAGGACAAATaataatcttttattcaactgGTGATTATTTTAATTGAGGAAAATGTTTGGAACTACTATAGTATTTGCCACAGTGCTCTCCATATTAAGAGAGCTATTGCagcaaatctaaaaaaatttggagatgAAGAGGCTGTTGGAGgggtttttttgtgtggttgcTCTCCAAATTAGGCTTTAGAGagcctattggagatgctcttaatACTGCTtagttaaaaaagaaaggagacgaatttaccaaaattaacgcctcttttatatatatatatatatatatatatatatatatatatatatattaatggtaaactttttaagcatttttaaattttatcaataaattttaaagtgaCCTTAATCACTATTTCTTTATAATGGCAAGCTCGTGCCTTATACATACTACAATTAAGGATTTAAAATATCAAGCAACATTCAAATTTTAGTAGAAAATATGGTAAAAAATCTTTGCATGGTACTCGACACGTATTTTCTGTAATTGAAActtttttaaagaacaaaaaacaaaacaataatctGAACTACTAGGCTACAAGCCTTGAGGATAGGAGTAGGCAGATTATACATATTACAATGGAAACTAAACTAACTTTAAGAGAAGATGAGTCATGATATAGATGAGTCTTGAACCTTTTTTACGAGCTATCCTGGTCTTCAAGGTCATTTTCTCCTTTGACAGAAATTAGACTCTCCATGTAAGGAATTACTTGCAACCATTTTGATGATACTCCACCAAATCGAAGATCAGTCATTTCTTGGGTAAAGAGGTTATACAAGAGCAATTGCCCTTCATTATTTTTCAAGAGCATGCTGTTATTCTTCAAAAATCCAAATGATCTGTCAATTCTCATAAGAGGTCCAATTGTGAATAGCTTAGTCCAAGAGTCCCTAACACCAAATTCAAGCAACGACCAAATATGAATACAACTCTCCGACCGTTCCATATCTTCAATCAAAATAACTAGAGAAACCAATTCATTAAGCACAAAAAAACTTCTCCAATCATAATTGCAATACCCAACAGCACTATCATCTGGTATAGTTGTTCTTAGAAATAACTCATTGCTCATATCAAATGATAAAATGCACGGAAGATAATCATCACTATAATACCCGCACCAAGAAAACATCCCTTTTGTGTACGTCCTATGACGATTATCGCTTACAAATTTATCCGGCACCCAAGAATGAACTTTTTTCCATGAATTAGTACTTAAACAATATACCTCAgctatattaaatttttttctttctaaaaaggTTAATTCAGGATTAGAGTAGTCAACGGCATTTAAGATCATGACCACCTTGTAGTCATTAGTTTTAATGTCGAAACCAAACCCAAGATCACGAAGCCCGGATTTGCTTTGTGGATAGGATATGCGGGACTTGGGAAcaacttttgtttcttttgttgcaGGGTTCCACAGAATAATATTACCCCACTCAACATGCAAACAAACAAGACCATTGGATGAGCCAATGATTTCAACTCCTACCTTCATATCAAAACCAAAATACAGTGACGGAAGAACTTGTGTTGAAGATATTTCAAGAGTTTCATAAGGAAGCTTGGCGAAAACATTATAATGGGAAGTTTTCTGGAGAAGAAGCAAACTGCCATTCTTATTCTTGTTAGAGGTGGTCTGATTGTGGAGAAGATGTCTAGTGATGAAGTTTTGGCTACTAATGAGAACACACCAAGATTTACAGACACACTTGAATCGCAATAGTGAAATCACTGGCAGCCATAGCAAAATTTGTATCACCAAGTCTTCAGGCAATTCTTCATTAGTTGTCAGCATTGTGTACCTTTGTTTCGTTGGttacaaagagaaaaatgaatgattaataAACACAAAGATGAGAAATTGTGTGTTCTTGGGGTATTGAGTTTTTTTGTATATAGATTGCAAAaattgcagaatttttttttttttttttaatttttataatttgatagataAGGGTGAGGGAATTTGAATATTGGATGtctcatttgaaaaaaaatagaaggtaCCAACCAATTGAGTAACCAAATTTTTGGCCATAaaggaataaaattaaaacatattatgGTGATATGGTATAATTATCTTTTCTTTACAAATAAGTTCTTAAGTTGTATGTGAGTCATGTAAGTTCTGGCAATAATTAATATCATGGTTGATAATTCTTTTCTAGTAAGTACACAACTCACACACCTAtgtaacaaaattgaaattgagatctatatgttattttttgttgtatttatttgtataacAAGTGGCAAAAACAaagctcctttttttttttttcttttctttttttgaaataatggGTACGTAACGCATAcatatccaaaaaattcaaaaatctatGTCATGTAtcaaagtttaaagaaaaaaaaggggggggggggggtgacaAAAACACCAGgaagaaaaaatattctaatgattttttatgttCCTTGATATATGCTAATCTTATATTTCTTCCTAGTTttctatttaaatttcaaattgatttctttcctACTTGATATATGCTAATCTTATATTTCTTCCTagttttccatttaaatttcaaattgatttctttcctAGTTTGCCTTTATCatagtttttctatttaaatatcaaaaatGTAATGGAAAAGGCAAAACAAGTATTACCTAAGCCAAAATGATGTAGAGTGTAGTGTTTGTGATCCTGAAAATGAGCTTGGATCAGTGTTTATGGAGTTATGAGATGATGGAGGGTTCTTTGTGCGCATGAGTCAATGGGTGAGAGAGCCTTTGTGGTCTTAAAATGAGAAAGTATAAGAGGATTCTTTGAGTTCTTGAAGTGAAAACCAAAAAAGGATGATAGAATTTTTTGGAGTGGTGGAATGTTGGAAGGCCTGGCTGGTTTTGCCGAAGAAGGCAACAAATAAACTCGGCGGTGCACTCTTGCACGCACccatttattttaacttttggcTAGGCATTTAATTTCCCTCACTTCAATTTTTTGTCTTATCACGCTTCTTCGCTTTGCACTGCATGCAAGTTTTGAATTCACAGTCACGGGCAACAAAGGAAACAGCATGCCACGACATTAAATGCCACTccaataaaatataagaatgcTAGTATTGGTGGCTCCATGCCAGGCACGAGCTTAGTTTGttgttggaaatttttttttttttttttttttttgtgtgtgtgtgggtcaaaatgcaaaatttatcaTCTATGTTTCATTACTTTTTGATTATTCCAAAAGTCCTCAGTTGATGAGAGTCATGTACTATTTGCCTTTGGTTGGTATGGGTTTTTTATAGCATTTAATTTGTCTGTTGAGAGAGGGATAATCTTGATAGATTAACACACATTAGCAACGACCACCAGAAGGTGTAAGGTTCCTTGCTCAAACATGACTCTTGGAGTTTCATTCTGCATTTAATGCCTAGTGGCAACGCCATACACATTATGACCATGTGGCATGTTATGACTGGTGGAGTTCATGCCCCACTCGTGTGAATCTTGGATTTCCCgttggttttcaattttttgtgctaagtttttaaaattcctttcttttctctttcttcttcactttgCCCTTTCTTTTGTCATTGCTGCTTTGTACTTCTTCTTCTCCGAGCTATTCTCCCCTGcaatttcttgcattttctcttCCTGTGGTTGCTTTCTTGAGGTACAGCTTTTTCTCACCTTCTTTAATCTTTGTAGTATCAGTAATTTGtaagggttttttatttttcttttttgttttgggcttttaaaattttgtcccTCTTTTTTCGTTTCTGGGGTTCCATGGTTGGTAGCTCTGA comes from Castanea sativa cultivar Marrone di Chiusa Pesio chromosome 3, ASM4071231v1 and encodes:
- the LOC142627700 gene encoding F-box/kelch-repeat protein At3g06240-like; its protein translation is MLTTNEELPEDLVIQILLWLPVISLLRFKCVCKSWCVLISSQNFITRHLLHNQTTSNKNKNGSLLLLQKTSHYNVFAKLPYETLEISSTQVLPSLYFGFDMKVGVEIIGSSNGLVCLHVEWGNIILWNPATKETKVVPKSRISYPQSKSGLRDLGFGFDIKTNDYKVVMILNAVDYSNPELTFLERKKFNIAEVYCLSTNSWKKVHSWVPDKFVSDNRHRTYTKGMFSWCGYYSDDYLPCILSFDMSNELFLRTTIPDDSAVGYCNYDWRSFFVLNELVSLVILIEDMERSESCIHIWSLLEFGVRDSWTKLFTIGPLMRIDRSFGFLKNNSMLLKNNEGQLLLYNLFTQEMTDLRFGGVSSKWLQVIPYMESLISVKGENDLEDQDSS